Proteins found in one Magnolia sinica isolate HGM2019 chromosome 5, MsV1, whole genome shotgun sequence genomic segment:
- the LOC131245603 gene encoding transcription factor bHLH149-like, with protein sequence MPVDTLSRNPAQKKRSPKNPETKWRTVSQERIYGQKLLEALKSTKNSSQPSNLAPSRAIKEAADSALALTAKGQTRWSRAILSSRWRKRKLWLKAGGKIRRCSSTRPRIGKPAPVPAPSQPKKEEKVEDRLRILARLVPGCRKVSTPSLLEEAADYVAALEMQVKAMRTLADLLAATSLSPAAEES encoded by the coding sequence ATGCCCGTCGACACCCTTTCCCGAAACCCGGCGCAGAAAAAACGTTCTCCGAAAAACCCCGAGACGAAATGGAGAACCGTTTCCCAGGAGAGAATCTACGGCCAGAAACTGCTGGAAGCGCTGAAATCCACCAAGAACTCATCGCAGCCGTCTAACCTCGCTCCATCCCGCGCGATCAAGGAGGCGGCCGATTCCGCTCTGGCCTTGACCGCGAAAGGCCAGACCCGGTGGAGCAGGGCGATTCTCTCGAGCCGATGGCGGAAGCGTAAATTGTGGCTGAAAGCGGGTGGAAAGATAAGGCGGTGCTCCTCGACCCGTCCGCGGATAGGAAAACCGGCTCCCGTTCCAGCTCCATCTCAGccgaagaaggaagagaaggtgGAAGACCGGCTACGGATCCTCGCGCGATTGGTTCCGGGCTGCCGGAAGGTATCGACGCCGAGTCTTCTAGAAGAAGCGGCGGATTACGTGGCAGCGCTGGAGATGCAGGTGAAGGCCATGCGCACGTTAGCCGATCTTCTTGCGGCCACGAGCCTGAGTCCCGCTGCAGAGGAGAGCTGA